In Pseudomonas sp. ADAK18, a single window of DNA contains:
- a CDS encoding cobyrinate a,c-diamide synthase yields MNQPRHCPAVLIAAPASGQGKTTVTAALARLHRNLGRKVRVFKCGPDFLDPMIHERASGAPVYQLDMWMVGEQESRRLLWEAAGEADLILIEGVMGLFDGTPSSADLARHFGVPVLAVIDGTAMAQTFGALALGLARYQPDLPFAGVLANRVGTLRHAQLLEGSLTEGLRWYGALSRETGIELPSRHLGLVQASELNDLDVRLDAAAQALGGSCEVALPPPVEFAAPEVIEVEPLLAGVRIAVARDEAFAFTYGASLDLLRAMGAELRFFSPIHDRELPDADSLYLPGGYPELHHRALSENTTMLSAIRAHHAAGKPLLAECGGMLYLLDSLTDVDGTRAELVGLLQGDAVMQKRLAALALQNVELPEGLLRGHTYHHSLTSTEWQPIARGLSPNGGRGAEAVYRQGRMTASYVHFYFPSNPAAVAALFAPDREATLAGKPAPTVGLCESPIDGSIQSNVGAGLPAMRP; encoded by the coding sequence TTGAATCAGCCCCGTCATTGCCCTGCCGTCCTAATCGCCGCACCGGCGTCAGGCCAGGGCAAAACTACCGTCACTGCCGCATTGGCCCGCTTGCACCGCAACCTTGGGCGCAAGGTACGGGTGTTCAAGTGTGGCCCGGACTTTCTCGACCCGATGATCCACGAGCGCGCCAGCGGTGCGCCGGTCTATCAATTGGACATGTGGATGGTCGGTGAGCAGGAAAGTCGCCGGTTGCTGTGGGAAGCGGCAGGGGAGGCCGACCTGATCCTGATTGAAGGTGTCATGGGCTTGTTCGACGGTACGCCTTCCAGCGCCGACTTGGCGCGGCACTTTGGTGTGCCGGTACTGGCGGTGATCGATGGCACGGCCATGGCCCAGACCTTTGGCGCCCTGGCGCTGGGGCTGGCGCGTTACCAGCCGGACCTACCGTTTGCCGGTGTCCTGGCCAACCGCGTCGGTACGTTGCGCCATGCGCAGTTGCTGGAAGGTAGCCTCACTGAGGGCTTGCGCTGGTATGGCGCGCTGTCCCGTGAGACGGGTATTGAGTTGCCCAGCCGTCACCTTGGACTGGTGCAAGCCAGCGAGCTGAATGACCTGGATGTGCGCCTCGACGCCGCCGCCCAAGCCTTGGGTGGCAGTTGCGAGGTAGCGCTGCCACCTCCAGTGGAGTTCGCCGCGCCCGAGGTCATCGAGGTCGAGCCGCTGCTGGCCGGTGTGCGCATTGCCGTGGCCCGTGATGAAGCGTTTGCCTTCACCTACGGTGCCAGTCTCGATCTGTTGCGGGCGATGGGGGCCGAGTTGCGCTTCTTCTCGCCGATCCATGATCGTGAGTTGCCCGATGCCGACAGCTTGTACCTGCCCGGCGGCTACCCGGAGCTGCATCACAGGGCGTTGTCGGAAAACACCACGATGTTGAGTGCGATCCGTGCCCATCATGCCGCTGGCAAGCCGTTACTGGCTGAATGCGGTGGCATGCTCTATCTGCTGGACTCGCTGACCGATGTGGACGGCACTCGCGCAGAACTGGTTGGCCTGCTTCAGGGCGATGCCGTGATGCAAAAGCGCCTGGCAGCCCTGGCCTTGCAGAATGTCGAGTTGCCGGAGGGCCTGTTGCGTGGCCACACCTATCATCACTCCCTGACCAGCACCGAATGGCAGCCTATTGCCCGGGGCTTGAGCCCCAATGGCGGGCGCGGCGCCGAGGCAGTTTATCGGCAAGGGCGGATGACGGCTTCTTATGTGCACTTTTATTTCCCATCGAATCCAGCTGCGGTGGCTGCACTGTTTGCGCCTGACCGCGAGGCCACCCTCGCAGGCAAGCCAGCTCCCACGGTGGGTCTGTGTGAGTCCCCCATTGACGGATCAATCCAATCCAATGTGGGAGCGGGCTTGCCCGCGATGAGGCCATGA
- a CDS encoding adenosylcobinamide-GDP ribazoletransferase encodes MLPFWIALQFLSSLPIRLPGMPQPQELGRSLLFYPLVGLLFGLLLWGLNAVLMGAPLLLHAALLLTAWVLLSGGLHLDGLADSADAWLGGFGDRERTLTIMKDPRSGPIAVVTLALVLLLKFTALVALIEQHNGAALILAPLIGRSSMLALFLTTRYVRAGGLGQALSDHLPRVVGQQVLILSGLACVLIGGFSGGLAVLLASLCFIGLRQLMVNRLGGTTGDTAGALLELLEVAVLIGLVL; translated from the coding sequence ATGCTGCCGTTCTGGATTGCCCTGCAGTTTCTCAGCAGTTTGCCGATTCGCTTGCCGGGCATGCCGCAGCCTCAGGAGCTGGGCCGCTCGTTGCTGTTTTATCCGCTGGTGGGTCTGCTGTTCGGGCTGCTGTTGTGGGGCTTGAACGCCGTGTTGATGGGCGCGCCGTTGCTGTTGCACGCTGCGTTGTTGCTGACGGCGTGGGTATTGCTCAGCGGCGGCTTGCACCTGGACGGCTTGGCAGACAGCGCGGACGCCTGGTTGGGCGGCTTTGGCGACCGTGAACGCACCCTGACAATCATGAAGGATCCGCGTAGCGGGCCGATTGCCGTGGTCACCCTCGCACTGGTGTTGCTGCTCAAGTTCACCGCGCTGGTGGCGCTGATTGAACAGCACAACGGTGCTGCGCTGATTCTCGCGCCATTGATCGGCCGCAGCTCGATGCTGGCATTGTTTCTGACCACACGTTACGTGCGGGCGGGTGGTTTGGGTCAGGCGTTGTCGGATCATTTACCTAGAGTTGTCGGCCAACAGGTGCTGATTCTCAGTGGCCTGGCCTGTGTATTGATCGGTGGTTTCAGCGGCGGGCTTGCGGTGTTGCTGGCGTCACTGTGTTTTATCGGGCTGCGGCAACTCATGGTCAATCGACTCGGCGGCACTACCGGCGATACGGCAGGGGCCTTGCTGGAACTGCTGGAAGTGGCGGTGTTGATCGGCCTGGTGCTGTAA
- the bluB gene encoding 5,6-dimethylbenzimidazole synthase, whose protein sequence is MSHNAFPETERAAVYRAIAERRDMRHFSGGIVAPELLQRLLHAAHQAPSVGLMQPWRFIRISDRNLRGQIQQLVEEERVRTAEALGERSDQFMKLKVEGINDCAEVLVAALMDDRERHIFGRRTLPEMDMASLSCAIQNLWLASRAEGLGMGWVSLFEPQALADLLGLPPGAKPLAVLCLGPVTEFYPAPMLQLEGWTEPRPLSDMLYENYWGVSQ, encoded by the coding sequence ATGAGCCACAACGCCTTCCCCGAAACCGAACGCGCCGCCGTCTACCGCGCCATCGCTGAACGCCGCGATATGCGCCACTTCAGCGGCGGCATCGTCGCTCCCGAACTGCTGCAACGCTTGCTGCACGCCGCGCATCAGGCCCCCAGCGTCGGCTTGATGCAACCCTGGCGCTTTATCCGCATCAGCGACCGCAACCTGCGAGGGCAGATCCAGCAGTTGGTGGAGGAAGAGCGGGTGCGTACTGCAGAAGCCTTGGGCGAGCGCTCCGACCAGTTCATGAAGCTCAAGGTCGAAGGCATCAACGATTGCGCCGAGGTGTTGGTAGCGGCGCTGATGGACGATCGCGAGCGGCATATCTTCGGCCGCCGTACCCTGCCGGAAATGGACATGGCGTCGTTGTCCTGCGCGATCCAGAATCTGTGGCTCGCGTCCCGGGCCGAAGGGCTGGGTATGGGCTGGGTCTCTTTATTCGAGCCCCAGGCTCTGGCCGATCTGTTGGGCTTGCCGCCCGGCGCAAAACCTTTGGCGGTGTTGTGTCTCGGGCCGGTCACCGAGTTCTACCCGGCACCGATGTTGCAACTCGAAGGCTGGACCGAACCGCGTCCATTGAGCGACATGCTGTATGAAAATTATTGGGGAGTGAGTCAATGA
- the cbiB gene encoding adenosylcobinamide-phosphate synthase CbiB, translated as MSVALLSVAAVALDALLGEPRRWHPLVAFGNFAGRIEQRFNSAGRGWRSHGVTAWVIAVIPLTLLATALSWAPYVGWVIEILALYCALGMRSLGEHVAPVAQALRSDDLEEARKRVGYLVSRQTSELDRTEVARAATESVLENGSDAVFAALFWFVVAGVPGVVLYRLSNTLDAMWGYRNERFERFGWAAAKIDDVLNYIPARLVALTYALLGKTRLALKCWRTQGSTWDSPNAGPVMAAGAGALGVELGGAAIYHGELHQRPQLGEGVPADADSIDRGWQLVQRGVWLWLLVLCVGAEFYA; from the coding sequence ATGAGTGTGGCCTTGCTGAGTGTCGCTGCCGTGGCGCTGGATGCGCTGCTGGGCGAACCCAGGCGCTGGCATCCGCTGGTGGCGTTCGGCAATTTCGCCGGGCGCATCGAGCAACGTTTCAACTCCGCCGGTCGTGGCTGGCGCAGTCATGGCGTCACCGCGTGGGTGATCGCGGTCATACCGTTGACCTTGCTGGCCACGGCCCTGTCGTGGGCGCCCTACGTGGGTTGGGTGATTGAGATTCTCGCGCTGTATTGCGCCCTCGGTATGCGCAGTCTGGGCGAACACGTGGCACCCGTGGCCCAGGCCCTGCGCAGTGATGACCTCGAAGAGGCGCGTAAACGTGTTGGCTATCTGGTCAGCCGCCAGACCAGCGAACTGGACCGTACCGAAGTCGCTCGTGCCGCTACCGAATCGGTGCTGGAGAACGGCAGCGATGCAGTGTTCGCTGCGCTGTTCTGGTTTGTCGTCGCCGGTGTACCCGGTGTGGTGCTCTATCGCCTGAGCAACACGCTGGATGCCATGTGGGGCTATCGCAATGAACGTTTTGAACGTTTCGGCTGGGCCGCAGCCAAGATCGACGATGTGTTGAACTATATTCCTGCGCGGCTGGTGGCCTTGACCTACGCATTGCTGGGCAAAACCCGGCTGGCCCTCAAATGCTGGCGCACCCAGGGCTCGACCTGGGACAGCCCCAATGCGGGTCCGGTGATGGCCGCCGGTGCCGGTGCGCTGGGTGTCGAGTTGGGTGGCGCGGCGATTTATCACGGTGAACTGCATCAGCGCCCACAACTGGGCGAAGGTGTGCCAGCGGATGCCGATTCCATCGACCGTGGCTGGCAACTGGTGCAGCGTGGGGTGTGGCTGTGGTTGCTGGTTCTGTGTGTGGGGGCTGAGTTTTATGCTTGA
- the cobD gene encoding threonine-phosphate decarboxylase CobD — MLEHGGRLRKAALQYGVPEADWLDLSSGLAPWPWPIPEIPLRAWARLPETDDGLEQAACEYYGATQVLPVPGSQAAIQLLPRLRRAGKVGVLSPCYAEHAEAWRRAGYIVREVLEQEVDFFLDSLDVLVVVNPNNPTGLSLPPQRLLDWHARLAERGGWLVVDEAFMDNTPQLSLASQADQVGLVVLRSFGKFFGLAGVRLGFVLAERRLLKLLAEQVGPWAVSGPTRVLGQVCLRDSAGHVQQRLRCEEASRRLCELLQRFDLQPQGGCDLFQWLITERAEHLHEFMAQRGILLRLFVHDSSLRFGLPGTDADWLRLEHALIAYREAS; from the coding sequence ATGCTTGAGCATGGCGGCCGGCTGCGCAAGGCAGCCCTGCAATATGGTGTCCCCGAGGCTGATTGGCTGGACCTGTCCAGCGGTCTGGCGCCTTGGCCTTGGCCGATCCCGGAGATCCCGTTGCGGGCCTGGGCACGCCTGCCAGAGACCGATGACGGCCTGGAACAGGCGGCTTGCGAGTATTACGGCGCTACCCAGGTGCTGCCGGTGCCCGGTTCCCAGGCCGCAATCCAACTGCTGCCGCGTTTGCGGCGTGCGGGCAAGGTCGGGGTGCTGTCACCGTGTTATGCCGAGCATGCCGAAGCTTGGCGCCGCGCTGGCTATATCGTCCGTGAAGTGCTGGAGCAGGAAGTCGACTTCTTCCTCGACAGCCTCGACGTGCTGGTGGTGGTCAACCCCAACAACCCCACTGGCTTGAGTTTGCCCCCGCAACGCCTGCTGGATTGGCATGCACGGCTCGCCGAGCGCGGCGGCTGGCTGGTGGTAGACGAAGCCTTTATGGACAACACCCCGCAACTGAGCCTGGCGAGCCAGGCTGATCAAGTAGGCTTGGTCGTGTTGCGTTCGTTCGGCAAATTTTTCGGCCTGGCCGGCGTGCGGCTGGGCTTTGTCCTGGCCGAACGCAGGTTGCTCAAACTGCTCGCCGAACAGGTCGGGCCGTGGGCGGTCAGCGGGCCGACGCGGGTGCTGGGCCAAGTGTGCCTGAGAGACAGCGCCGGTCACGTCCAGCAGCGACTGCGTTGTGAAGAGGCCAGTCGGCGACTGTGCGAGCTGTTGCAGCGCTTCGACCTGCAACCCCAGGGTGGTTGTGACTTGTTCCAGTGGCTGATCACCGAGCGTGCCGAGCACCTGCACGAATTCATGGCCCAGCGCGGCATTCTGCTGCGCTTGTTCGTCCACGACAGCAGCCTGCGTTTCGGCCTGCCGGGGACCGACGCCGATTGGCTGCGGCTGGAACACGCCTTGATCGCCTACAGGGAAGCCTCATGA
- the cobO gene encoding cob(I)yrinic acid a,c-diamide adenosyltransferase, whose product MTDSPDRDERHLARMLRKKAVIDERIANSPNECGLLLVLTGNGKGKSSSAFGMLARAMGHGMQCGVVQFIKGRTSTGEELFFRRFPEQVRFHVMGEGFTWETQDRQRDIAAAEAAWVVSREMLQDPSIGLVVLDELNIALKHGYLDLDQVLGDLQARPPMQHVVVTGRGAKPELIEMADTVTEMGMLKHAFQAGIKAQKGIEL is encoded by the coding sequence ATGACTGATTCCCCTGATCGTGACGAACGCCACCTGGCGCGCATGCTGCGCAAAAAAGCGGTGATCGACGAACGTATTGCCAATTCACCGAACGAGTGCGGATTGCTGCTGGTGCTGACCGGCAACGGCAAAGGCAAGAGCAGCTCGGCCTTTGGCATGCTCGCCCGGGCCATGGGCCACGGCATGCAGTGCGGTGTGGTGCAGTTCATCAAGGGCCGCACCAGCACGGGCGAAGAGTTGTTCTTCCGCCGCTTTCCCGAGCAAGTGCGCTTCCATGTGATGGGCGAGGGCTTTACCTGGGAAACCCAGGACCGTCAGCGCGACATCGCCGCCGCCGAGGCCGCCTGGGTAGTTTCCCGGGAAATGCTTCAGGACCCGTCCATCGGCCTGGTGGTGCTGGATGAGTTGAACATCGCCCTCAAGCACGGTTACCTCGACCTGGATCAGGTGCTTGGCGACTTGCAAGCCCGCCCGCCGATGCAGCATGTAGTGGTCACCGGCCGCGGTGCCAAGCCTGAGCTGATCGAAATGGCCGACACCGTCACTGAAATGGGCATGCTCAAGCACGCGTTCCAGGCTGGGATCAAGGCACAGAAGGGCATCGAACTTTGA
- the cobC gene encoding alpha-ribazole phosphatase family protein: MILHLDLLRHGETELGGGLRGSLDDALTAKGWEQMRTAVVEQGPWDRLVSSPLQRCARFADELGARLDIPVTLEKDLQELHFGAWEGQSAAKLMETDAEALGLFWADPYRFTPPQGEPVLQFSERVLGAVARLYQAYAGQRVLLISHGGVMRLLLAQARGLPREQLLNVEVGHGGLFCLKVEADGVLREGL, from the coding sequence ATGATTTTGCACCTGGACTTGCTTCGCCATGGCGAAACCGAGTTGGGCGGTGGCCTGCGGGGCAGCCTGGACGATGCGCTGACCGCCAAGGGCTGGGAGCAGATGCGCACCGCCGTGGTGGAGCAAGGGCCTTGGGACCGGTTGGTCAGCTCGCCGCTGCAACGCTGCGCACGGTTTGCCGATGAGTTGGGCGCACGCTTGGACATACCGGTCACCCTGGAAAAAGACCTGCAGGAGCTGCATTTCGGTGCTTGGGAAGGGCAGAGCGCGGCGAAGTTGATGGAAACTGATGCCGAGGCGTTGGGCCTGTTCTGGGCCGATCCCTACCGCTTCACGCCGCCACAGGGTGAGCCGGTTTTGCAGTTTTCCGAACGGGTGCTTGGGGCTGTTGCCCGGTTGTATCAGGCCTATGCTGGGCAGCGAGTGCTGTTGATCAGCCATGGCGGGGTCATGCGGTTGCTATTGGCTCAGGCTCGCGGCTTGCCCCGTGAACAGTTGTTGAATGTTGAAGTCGGCCACGGCGGGTTGTTCTGTCTGAAGGTCGAAGCCGATGGCGTCTTGAGGGAAGGACTCTGA
- the cobU gene encoding bifunctional adenosylcobinamide kinase/adenosylcobinamide-phosphate guanylyltransferase, translated as MLQLILGGARSGKSRLAETLATDSTLPVTYIATSQPLDGEMNERVAHHRQRRPAEWGLIEEPIELARVLRENAAPDRFLLVDCLTLWLTNLLMLENPKRLTEEREALLQTLASLPGEIVFVSNETGLGVVPLGELTRRYVDEAGWLHQALAERCQRVVLTVAGLPLTLKGTAL; from the coding sequence ATGCTCCAGCTGATCCTAGGCGGCGCCCGCTCCGGCAAAAGTCGCCTGGCCGAAACACTCGCCACCGACAGCACCCTGCCAGTGACTTACATAGCCACCAGCCAACCCCTGGACGGCGAAATGAACGAACGCGTGGCTCATCATCGCCAACGTCGCCCAGCCGAGTGGGGCCTGATCGAAGAGCCCATCGAACTCGCCCGCGTCCTGCGCGAAAACGCCGCCCCCGACCGTTTCCTGTTGGTGGACTGCCTGACCCTATGGCTAACCAACCTGCTGATGCTCGAAAACCCCAAACGCCTCACCGAAGAACGCGAAGCCCTGTTACAAACCCTGGCATCCCTGCCCGGTGAAATTGTTTTTGTCAGCAACGAGACCGGTCTGGGTGTCGTGCCGCTGGGCGAATTGACTCGCCGCTATGTCGATGAAGCCGGTTGGCTGCATCAAGCCCTGGCCGAGCGTTGTCAGCGTGTTGTCCTGACCGTTGCCGGCCTGCCCCTGACTTTGAAAGGTACTGCGTTATGA
- a CDS encoding cobyric acid synthase — protein sequence MSTLMVQGTTSDAGKSTLVTALCRWLVRQGVAVVPFKPQNMALNSAVTAEGGEIGRAQAVQAQAANLAPHTDMNPVLLKPNSDTGSQVIIHGRAVASMNAVAYHDYKAIAMQAVLASHERLSAAYSVVMVEGAGSPAEINLRANDIANMGFAEAVDCPVLLIADINRGGVFAHLVGTLELLSPTEQARVKGFIINRFRGDMALLQPGLDWLEARTGKPVVGVLPYVMDLHLEAEDGIDQRQIDKAAHVLKVVVPVLPRISNHTDFDPLRLHPQVDLQFVGPGQGIPAADLIILPGSKSVRSDLAYLRANGWDTAIARHLRYGGKVLGICGGLQMLGEQVHDPLGLEGPSGSSDGLGLFAFSTTLEEEKQLRNVCGRLLLEDAEVSGYEIHAGVTTGRALEQPLVALDDGRFDGARSDDGQILGTYLHGVFETPAACGALLRWAGLEDVQAVDYHGLRERDIERLADLVERHLDTGLLRSLCGV from the coding sequence ATGAGTACCTTGATGGTGCAGGGCACCACGTCCGATGCGGGCAAAAGCACTTTGGTGACCGCGCTGTGCCGTTGGCTGGTGCGCCAGGGCGTGGCGGTGGTGCCGTTCAAACCGCAGAACATGGCGCTCAACAGCGCCGTCACTGCCGAGGGCGGCGAGATTGGCCGGGCCCAGGCGGTCCAGGCCCAGGCGGCGAACCTGGCGCCGCACACTGACATGAACCCGGTGCTGCTCAAGCCCAACAGCGACACCGGCTCCCAGGTGATCATCCATGGTCGCGCCGTCGCCAGCATGAACGCGGTGGCCTATCACGACTACAAGGCCATCGCCATGCAGGCGGTGCTGGCTTCCCATGAGCGCTTGAGTGCGGCGTATTCGGTGGTCATGGTCGAAGGCGCGGGCTCGCCGGCGGAGATCAATCTGCGGGCCAACGATATTGCCAACATGGGCTTTGCCGAGGCGGTGGATTGTCCGGTGTTGCTGATTGCCGATATTAATCGTGGCGGGGTTTTCGCCCATTTGGTGGGGACGCTGGAACTGCTATCGCCGACCGAGCAGGCGCGGGTCAAGGGTTTTATCATCAACCGGTTTCGTGGCGATATGGCTTTGTTGCAGCCTGGGCTGGACTGGCTTGAGGCGCGCACAGGCAAGCCGGTGGTGGGTGTTCTGCCTTATGTGATGGACTTGCATCTGGAGGCCGAGGACGGCATTGACCAGCGCCAGATTGATAAGGCCGCGCATGTGCTCAAGGTGGTGGTACCGGTGTTGCCACGTATCAGTAATCACACGGATTTTGATCCGCTGCGGTTGCATCCCCAGGTGGATTTGCAGTTTGTCGGGCCGGGGCAGGGGATTCCTGCGGCAGACCTGATTATCTTGCCGGGGTCGAAAAGTGTGCGCAGTGATTTGGCATATTTGCGGGCCAATGGGTGGGACACGGCGATTGCCAGGCATTTGCGCTATGGCGGCAAGGTGTTGGGGATTTGTGGTGGGCTGCAGATGCTCGGTGAGCAGGTGCATGACCCGTTGGGGTTGGAGGGGCCTTCGGGTTCCAGCGATGGTCTAGGGTTGTTTGCGTTCAGCACTACGTTGGAAGAAGAGAAGCAGCTGCGTAATGTGTGTGGGCGGTTGTTGCTGGAGGATGCTGAGGTCAGTGGTTATGAGATTCACGCGGGGGTGACCACAGGTCGTGCCTTGGAGCAGCCGTTGGTGGCGCTGGATGATGGGCGCTTTGATGGTGCTCGAAGTGATGATGGGCAGATTCTTGGCACGTATTTGCATGGGGTGTTTGAGACGCCTGCGGCGTGTGGTGCGTTGTTGCGGTGGGCGGGGTTGGAGGATGTGCAGGCGGTGGATTATCACGGGCTGCGTGAGCGGGATATTGAGCGGTTGGCGGATTTGGTGGAGCGGCATTTGGACACGGGGTTGTTACGGTCTTTATGTGGGGTTTGA
- a CDS encoding sorbosone dehydrogenase family protein has protein sequence MHKTRLALLIMVASSLAACGESSSLQVSDGTGPSPKLPEPNKTLIPTVNIAPAIGWPEGVKPTAAAGTQVAAFAEGLDHPRWLYVLPNGDVLVAETNAPPKPDDAKGIRGWVMGKVMGRAGAGVPSPNRITLLRDTDHDGVAETRTVFLENLNSPFGMTLVGNDLYVADSDALLRFPYQPGETAIKEAGSKVVDLPGGPLNHHWTKNVVASKDGNKLYVSVGSNSNVAENGLEAEQGRAAIWEVDRATGQHRIFASGLRNPNGMAWEPQSGKLWTAVNERDEIGSDLVPDYITSVKDGAFYGWPFSYYGQHVDVRVTPQNPELVAKAIAPDYAVGPHTASLGLTFAEGSTLPAQFSNGAFIGQHGSWNRKPHSGYKVIFVPFEAGQPKGMPVDVLTGFLNSDEKAMGRPVGVVIDKQGDLLVADDVGNKVWRVSAAK, from the coding sequence ATGCACAAGACCCGACTCGCCTTACTCATCATGGTCGCAAGCAGCCTCGCCGCCTGCGGTGAAAGCTCTAGCCTGCAAGTCTCCGACGGCACCGGGCCCTCGCCCAAACTGCCGGAACCCAACAAGACCCTGATCCCCACTGTAAACATCGCCCCGGCGATCGGCTGGCCTGAAGGCGTCAAGCCCACCGCAGCCGCCGGCACCCAGGTTGCAGCGTTTGCCGAAGGCCTGGATCACCCGCGCTGGTTGTACGTACTGCCCAACGGCGACGTGCTGGTAGCCGAAACCAACGCGCCACCCAAGCCGGATGACGCCAAGGGCATTCGTGGCTGGGTCATGGGGAAAGTCATGGGGCGCGCCGGTGCCGGGGTGCCCAGCCCGAACCGCATCACTCTGCTGCGGGATACCGACCACGATGGTGTCGCCGAAACTCGCACCGTATTCCTGGAAAACCTCAACTCGCCGTTTGGCATGACGCTGGTGGGCAACGACCTGTATGTCGCCGATTCGGATGCATTGCTGCGTTTCCCCTATCAGCCGGGCGAAACAGCCATCAAGGAGGCGGGAAGCAAGGTCGTCGATTTACCCGGCGGCCCGCTTAACCATCACTGGACCAAAAACGTGGTGGCCAGCAAGGACGGCAATAAGCTGTACGTCAGCGTCGGCTCCAACAGCAATGTTGCAGAGAACGGCCTGGAAGCGGAACAGGGCCGAGCCGCCATCTGGGAAGTGGACCGCGCCACCGGTCAGCACCGAATCTTCGCCTCAGGCCTGCGCAACCCCAACGGCATGGCGTGGGAACCCCAAAGCGGCAAACTGTGGACGGCGGTCAACGAGCGCGATGAAATCGGCAGCGACCTGGTGCCGGACTACATCACCTCGGTCAAAGACGGCGCCTTCTATGGCTGGCCGTTCAGCTACTACGGACAGCACGTCGATGTGCGAGTAACACCGCAGAATCCTGAACTGGTGGCCAAGGCCATCGCACCGGACTACGCCGTTGGGCCACACACGGCCTCACTGGGACTGACCTTCGCCGAAGGCAGCACGTTGCCCGCACAATTCAGCAACGGAGCGTTTATCGGCCAGCACGGCTCGTGGAACCGCAAGCCCCACAGTGGTTACAAGGTGATTTTTGTGCCGTTTGAGGCAGGCCAGCCGAAAGGGATGCCGGTGGATGTACTGACCGGGTTCCTTAATAGCGACGAGAAAGCCATGGGCCGGCCGGTGGGCGTGGTGATCGATAAACAAGGGGATTTACTGGTGGCGGATGATGTGGGAAACAAGGTGTGGCGGGTATCGGCGGCTAAATAG
- the cobT gene encoding nicotinate-nucleotide--dimethylbenzimidazole phosphoribosyltransferase — MTDTWWLNPCKTIDAQAHEQALARQQQLTKPAGSLGQLEAVAVQLAGLQGQVKPNVDQVWIAIFAGDHGVVAEGVSAFPQEVTGQMLHNFVTGGAAISVLARQLDAQLEVVDLGTVTPSLNLPGVRHLNIAAGTANFVNGPAMTEAQGLLALEAGRDSVRRAIAAGAQLFIGGEMGIGNTTAASALACALLDCRVADLTGPGTGLNAQGVSHKVAVIERALAFHAAQRSDALQTLFNLGGFEIAALVGAYLACAQEGVVVLVDGFICSVAALVATRLNPACREWLLFGHRGAEPGHRHVLQSLEAEPLLELGLRLGEGSGAALAVPLLQLACALHGQMATFAEAAVADRPA, encoded by the coding sequence ATGACCGACACCTGGTGGCTCAACCCCTGCAAAACGATCGACGCCCAGGCGCACGAACAAGCCCTGGCCCGTCAGCAACAACTGACCAAACCTGCAGGCTCCCTCGGCCAGCTGGAAGCCGTGGCCGTACAACTGGCCGGCTTGCAAGGGCAGGTCAAACCCAATGTTGATCAGGTATGGATCGCGATCTTTGCCGGTGATCACGGGGTTGTGGCTGAAGGCGTTTCGGCGTTTCCCCAGGAAGTCACCGGGCAGATGTTGCACAACTTCGTCACCGGCGGCGCGGCCATCAGCGTTCTGGCGCGTCAGTTGGATGCGCAGCTGGAAGTGGTCGACCTCGGCACCGTCACGCCATCGCTGAACCTGCCGGGTGTGCGTCACCTGAATATCGCGGCAGGCACCGCCAACTTCGTCAACGGTCCAGCGATGACTGAGGCTCAGGGGTTGCTCGCCCTGGAAGCCGGCCGTGACAGTGTGCGTCGCGCCATCGCGGCGGGTGCTCAGTTGTTTATCGGCGGCGAGATGGGCATTGGTAACACGACTGCCGCCAGCGCGTTGGCATGTGCGTTGCTGGACTGCCGGGTGGCTGATTTGACCGGTCCCGGTACCGGCCTGAATGCCCAGGGTGTCAGCCATAAAGTGGCCGTCATCGAGCGGGCGCTGGCATTCCACGCGGCGCAGCGTAGTGATGCCCTGCAAACCTTGTTCAACCTTGGCGGCTTCGAGATTGCGGCGCTGGTGGGCGCTTATCTGGCGTGTGCCCAAGAGGGTGTGGTGGTGTTGGTGGACGGCTTTATCTGCAGCGTCGCAGCGCTGGTGGCCACACGTTTGAATCCGGCATGTCGTGAATGGTTGTTGTTCGGCCATCGGGGCGCTGAGCCGGGTCATCGGCATGTGCTGCAAAGCCTCGAGGCCGAACCCTTGCTGGAGTTGGGTCTGCGCCTGGGCGAGGGCAGTGGTGCGGCGTTGGCGGTGCCGTTGTTGCAACTGGCCTGTGCGTTGCACGGGCAGATGGCGACTTTTGCTGAAGCGGCCGTGGCGGATCGTCCGGCATGA